Proteins from a single region of Anastrepha ludens isolate Willacy chromosome 5, idAnaLude1.1, whole genome shotgun sequence:
- the LOC128865089 gene encoding DNA-binding protein RFXANK, whose protein sequence is MSSAANSPATNSNSDDEQSRSKWHMQLNADTPSPNSTTTTPISTPTSLYSFSASIQQADVSGSATAGGGNGSSGTPKRKSAFLPYRPQATVLTNLQRGNTEATFCPVEVTLSFHERAGQGEITDDQVRLELERNAHNIDFKDALGFTALHWAAYYGQLAAVRLLVDAGANVNAEAPEMVTPLLLAACGGHNDVVRLLLEHGACATHMDIVGNTALMYAAAGNHPHTCNELLAKDPDMTLSNENGDTAYSLAVENGAVLAQAVLEQFLSALLLL, encoded by the exons ATGTCTTCAGCTGCGAATTCGCCAGCGACGAACTCAAATTCAGATGACGAGCAGAGTCG TTCCAAATGGCATATGCAACTGAATGCGGATACACCATCACCCAATTCAACCACGACAACACCCATATCCACCCCTACTTCGCTATATTCTTTTTCGGCCAGCATACAGCAAGCCGATGTGAGTGGTAGTGCCACCGCCGGCGGTGGTAATGGCAGCAGTGGTACGCCCAAACGTAAAAGTGCCTTTCTTCCGTATCGCCCACAAGCCACTGTGCTTACGAATTTACAGCGCGGCAATACTGAAGCAACCTTTTGTCCAGTGGAAGTCACATTATCTTTTCACGAGCGTGCGGGTCAAGGTGAGATCACCGACGATCAAGTACGCTTAGAACTCGAGCGAAATGCTCACAACATTGATTTTAAAGATGCTTTAGGCTTCACTGCTCTACATTGGGCTGCTTACTATGGCCAACTGGCTGCAGTGCGTTTGCTGGTGGATGCTGGCGCTAATGTAAATGCAGAGGCACCTGAAATGGTAACCCCACTGCTGCTTGCTGCTTGCGGTGGTCACAATGATGTGGTGCGTTTGTTGCTGGAGCATGGTGCCTGTGCGACGCACATGGACATTGTAGGCAACACTGCATTAATGTACGCCGCAGCAGGAAATCACCCGCATACGTGCAATGAATTACTAGCCAAGGATCCGGATATGACGCTATCGAATGAGAATGGGGACACAGCTTATTCCTTGGCTGTGGAGAATGGAGCTGTCTTGGCGCAAGCAGTGCTGGAGCAGTTCTTAAGCGCGCTGTTGTTGCTCTGA